In Cedecea neteri, a single genomic region encodes these proteins:
- a CDS encoding LacI family DNA-binding transcriptional regulator, whose protein sequence is MKAKSVTLYDVAESAGVSYQTVSRVINQASHVSAKTRQKVEAAMKALNYVPNRVAQQLAGKLSQTLGLATTTLSLHAPSQIAAAIKSKAGELQFNVMISMVEQPGVDAACAAVNSLLAQRVDGVIVNIPLEEVEVETVQAACGDIPVLFLDVSPGVKANRIVTDAASGAGLAVEHLVALGHRHIALLSGPENSVSARLRLEGWQRSLAQHQLAPVAFMRGDWSSLSGYQQVSQLLRDGQKPTAILVANDQMALGALRAIHEAGLAVPQDISVIGFDDTEDSACFLPPLTTIRQDFRQLGEASVNGMVALIHRGGDLAALQPVSLVERKTTAAPGSLMQPTAAQLADELSRLAQQISRLK, encoded by the coding sequence ATGAAAGCGAAATCTGTGACCCTGTACGATGTTGCCGAGTCGGCGGGCGTGTCTTATCAGACCGTTTCGCGCGTGATCAACCAGGCTTCGCATGTTTCAGCGAAAACGCGGCAAAAAGTTGAAGCCGCAATGAAAGCGCTGAACTATGTGCCGAATCGCGTGGCGCAGCAGCTGGCGGGGAAACTCAGCCAGACGCTTGGCCTGGCGACCACCACCCTTTCCCTGCATGCCCCTTCGCAGATCGCGGCGGCAATAAAATCCAAAGCCGGTGAGCTGCAGTTCAACGTGATGATTTCGATGGTTGAACAACCCGGTGTGGATGCAGCCTGCGCCGCCGTGAATAGCCTGCTTGCCCAGCGCGTTGATGGGGTAATTGTGAACATTCCGCTGGAAGAGGTGGAGGTGGAAACCGTGCAGGCAGCCTGCGGTGATATTCCCGTGTTGTTCCTGGATGTCTCCCCGGGAGTGAAGGCTAATCGCATCGTGACTGACGCCGCGTCAGGCGCGGGCCTTGCGGTGGAACATCTTGTCGCGCTTGGGCATCGTCATATTGCGCTGCTCTCCGGGCCAGAAAACTCGGTTTCCGCCCGGCTGCGGCTTGAGGGCTGGCAGCGCTCTCTGGCACAGCACCAACTTGCGCCGGTGGCGTTTATGCGTGGGGACTGGAGTTCCCTTTCTGGCTACCAGCAGGTTAGCCAGCTTTTGCGCGACGGGCAGAAGCCGACGGCGATCCTTGTGGCTAACGATCAGATGGCGCTTGGCGCGCTGCGTGCCATTCACGAAGCCGGGTTAGCGGTGCCGCAGGACATATCCGTTATTGGCTTTGATGACACCGAAGATAGCGCCTGTTTTCTTCCCCCGCTGACGACTATCCGCCAGGACTTCCGGCAGCTAGGCGAAGCCAGCGTGAACGGCATGGTGGCGCTAATTCATCGGGGAGGCGACTTAGCGGCGCTGCAGCCTGTCAGCCTCGTAGAACGCAAAACGACCGCCGCACCGGGGAGCCTGATGCAGCCCACAGCGGCACAGCTGGCCGACGAACTTTCCCGCCTCGCGCAGCAGATTTCGCGCCTGAAATAA
- a CDS encoding glutathione S-transferase family protein, whose product MYKLYGVSSFGSAITELMLTLVEEPYKFIDVDGFDTAGPMRDRLLVINPLAQVPTLVLDNGEVLTESAAIALWILDRHPQYAPPIGTPERQQFYRLLIWIVANVYPTFTYGDYGERWVEEEATVLTENLYRYRESLWLWFETQLSAGPYIFGEQLTLLDLYLPAMTRWRPRQAWFDQHTPKLAAVANQVRALPQLNKVLGRNGML is encoded by the coding sequence ATGTACAAACTGTATGGCGTGTCGAGTTTTGGGTCGGCCATTACTGAATTGATGCTAACGCTGGTTGAGGAACCTTACAAATTCATCGACGTTGACGGGTTTGATACCGCAGGGCCAATGCGGGATCGGCTGCTGGTGATTAACCCGCTGGCGCAGGTGCCAACCCTTGTGCTGGACAACGGGGAAGTACTGACCGAAAGCGCGGCCATCGCGCTCTGGATCCTCGATCGCCATCCGCAGTATGCCCCGCCCATTGGCACACCGGAGCGGCAACAGTTTTATCGCTTGCTTATCTGGATTGTGGCCAACGTTTACCCCACCTTTACCTACGGCGATTACGGCGAACGTTGGGTAGAAGAAGAGGCCACGGTCCTCACCGAAAACCTTTATCGCTACCGTGAATCGCTGTGGCTGTGGTTTGAAACGCAGCTCAGTGCTGGCCCCTATATTTTTGGCGAACAGCTAACGCTGCTGGATTTGTATCTGCCGGCGATGACCCGCTGGCGGCCCCGGCAGGCCTGGTTTGACCAACACACGCCGAAGCTTGCCGCCGTGGCT